A stretch of Apis cerana isolate GH-2021 linkage group LG1, AcerK_1.0, whole genome shotgun sequence DNA encodes these proteins:
- the LOC108002182 gene encoding uncharacterized protein LOC108002182 has product MFCLRGETKGDTKFKEILKQDDFGWWLSDEDDLKSPTSASSKDRLSLGSSESMFSCIDSDDTENYFLAQEFKQECKECNYEKIELTSLIHENLDLNLIEQDAIKKESDVTPFLMEDERYSNDSKSKSEALHGMCYTPERLVRSQEYRILTPSPRYLSISQPKIVQEKENLRKGFCCRRQLNCFIDSKQPAMQLKSFAENRPKEGIASTIGLHSWKDNKRIYNDDIGTKNNENETKMEDVSDYNKSCSLQTPDSISKRSSYDKLNITWEDCGKMGTRSSSLDTSGIQSNDWSSDTHSDLQNTFLCLSDELATTDYKLDNSQERCTAINEVVSILEELDINPEKATILLEEDRFCDSTSTHDQLTRLALTTETDANVLEVLENPEHLVKHLQNKIKKLQINNKDIYRDIFNLRESFQCDEQRITDILSDTNKLRQDVHELRYLDDLLKLLRGELERISKRNWPFVIGHTNHSEEMNLIV; this is encoded by the exons ATGTTCTGTTTGAGAGGAGAGACGAAAGGCGATACGAAGTTTAAAGAGATATTAAAGCAGGATGATTTCGGATGGTGGTTGAGCGACGAAGATGATCTAAAATCGCCCACATCCGCCAGTAGCAAGGACCGTTTATCCTTGGGATCGTCTGAATCGATGTTCTCTTGCATAGACTCGGACGAcactgaaaattattttctcgccCAAGAGTTCAAACAGGAATGCAAGGAATgtaattacgaaaaaatagaGCTTACATCGTTGATTCACGAAAATTTGGATCTGAATCTTATCGAACAGGatgcgataaaaaaagaatct GACGTCACGCCATTTCTAATGGAAGATGAAAGATACTCGAACGATTCGAAATCAAAGTCGGAAGCGTTACACGGCATGTGTTACACCCCGGAAAGATTGGTCAGATCTCAGGAGTATCGAATATTGACGCCATCGCCTCGCTACTTGTCCATCTCTCAGCCAAAAATCGtgcaagaaaaggaaaatttacgGAAAGGGTTTTGCTGCCGGCGGCAATTGAACTGTTTTATCGATTCGAAGCAACCTG CGATGCAACTGAAATCTTTCGCGGAGAACAGGCCAAAGGAAGGAATTGCATCGACGATCGGTTTGCATAGTTGGAAGGACAACAAGCGGATCTACAATGACGATATCGGGACGAAGAATaacgaaaatgaaacgaaaatggAAGACGTatctgattataataaatcgtgCAGCTTGCAAACACCAGACTCGATCAGCAAGAGATCCAGTTACGACAAATTGAACATCACGTGGGAAGATTGTGGAAAGATGGGGACACGGAGTTCTTCGTTGGACACTTCCGGTATCCAGAGCAACGACTGGAGCTCGGACACGCACAGCGACCTGCAAAACACTTTTCTGTGCCTCAGTGATGAGTTGGCGACGACTGACTACAAGCTAGATAACTCGCAG GAACGATGTACTGCCATCAATGAAGTAGTATCAATTCTCGAAGAACTTGACATAAATCCTGAGAAAGCTACCATTCTTCTTGAGGAAGATCGTTTTTGCGACAGCACGTCTACGCACGATCAATTAACCAGGCTGGCCCTGACGACTGAAACGGACGCTAATGTGCTGGAAGTCCTCGAAAATCCAGAACATTTAGTAAAACATCttcaaaataagattaaaaaacttCAAATTAACAACAAAGATATCTatagagatatatttaatcttcgaGAAAGCTttcaa TGTGATGAACAGAGAATAACGGATATCTTGTCTGATACAAATAAACTACGACAGGATGTACATGAGCTGCGATACCTCGACgatcttttaaaacttttacgaGGGGAATTGGAAAggatttcaaaaagaaattggcCATTTGTTATTGGACATACAAATCATTCGGAAGAAATGAATCTCATCgtgtga